The segment TTTGGCACCGGTCCTAAAAGCGTTTGAGCGCCATGAACATCCACATTTTGCAGCTCGCCGGGAGGCAGTAAGCTTCCGCTGATTAAAGTGCTGTATCGTGCAAAAAATCGAAATGAAAAAGGAGCTCGATGTCCAATGATGAATGCCCCGCTTCTGTTATCTTCTTTTGTAAAACGTGCTGAGCAGTATTTCCCTGAAAAACTGATTATTTCGCATACAGGCGAGACGATTCACCGCATTCCATACAAGGAATTTGCCAAACGTACGCGCCAACTGGCAAGTGCATTGGAAAAAATCGGCATGGATCGCGGAACCAAAGTCGGCAGTTTTGCATGGAACCACCACCGGCATCTGGAACTGTATTTTGGCGTGCCGGGTGCAGGGGCGATTTTGCATATGATCAATATCCGCTTGTCTCCTGAACATATCATTTATGTCATCAACCATGCAGAAGATGAAATTTTGCTGGTGGACCATGATTTGTTTCCTCTGATTGAAAAAATTGCACCGCAGCTGAAAACTGTCAAACATTTTATTGTCATGAAAGACGGCATGGATCTTCCGGAAACTTCCTTGGAAAACGTCCATTCGTATGAAGAACTAATCAACGCAGAAGACGGCAATTATGAATTCCCGCAAGATTTGGATGAGAACACACCGGCAGGCATGTGTTATACATCGGCGACTACAGGCAATCCAAAAGGCGTTGTTTATTCGCATCGCGGACTCGTGCTTCACAGTTTTGCACTCGGAATGAATGATTCGATGGGGCTGTCTGAACGCGATGTTGCGATGTCGATTGTTCCGATGTTCCACGCCAATGCATGGGGCTTGCCGTTTGCGGCGGTATTGTTCGGAACGACTCAAGTATTGCCAGGTCCGGGATTTGCGCCGGGCATGCTGCTGGATTTGATTGAACAGGAAAAGGTCACACTGACAGCTGGAGTGCCGACCATCTGGCTTGGCATCTTAAAAGAACTGGAAGCGAATCCGCGCAATTTAGAATCGCTGCGGATGATTATCTGCGGCGGTTCCGCATCACCAAAAGGGTTGATTCGGGCGTTTGAAGGAAAATACAATGTGCCGTTTGTCACCGGCTACGGCATGACCGAAACATCGCCGCTCGTCAGCCTGGCAATTACGACTTCAGCGATGGCCGATTTGTCATTGGAAGAGCGCATCGATCGCCGTTCAATGGCTGGCCTTCCGATGCCAGGCCTTGAAGTGCGGATCGTCAATGAACAAGGCGAGGCGCCGTGGGATGGCAAAACGATGGGCGAACTCAATGTCAAAGGCCCATGGATTGCCGACGAATATTACAAAGATGAGCGTACGGCAGATGCTTTTCGGGATGGCTGGTTGTACACAGGCGACATTGCGGTCATTGAACCGGATGGCTTCATCAAACTGACTGACCGCACAAAAGACTTGATCAAGAGCGGCGGCGAGTGGATTTCTTCTGTCGATCTGGAAAATGCGTTGATGACACATGAAGCGGTATTTGAAGCCGCAGTAGTGGCGATTCCGCATGAAAAATGGCTGGAGCGCCCGCTCGCTTGTGTGGTTTTAAAAGAAGGCTACGAAGAAAGCGAACGAACGAAAGCGGATCTTTTAGCTTATCTTGAAAAGCAATTTGCCAAATGGTGGGTGCCGGATGATGTGGTGTTTTTGAAAGAAGTGCCGAAAACATCTGTCGGAAAATTCCTGAAAGCCGCGTTGCGTAAAGAACTGGATCACCATTACCAGCAGCAGAGAAGTTTTGATTGAGTGGCAAAATAAAAATCTGATATGGGACGAAACAGTAGAGATGCCCAATTCAAGTGGAATTGTTTTGTGGAATATCAGCAGATAAAAACATTTTTTCGAATTGTTTTAATTAATACGACTTGACAGAATATACAAAACAATTTAATATGAGTGTCAACTTGTTGAACGAGCGACAAGTCTATTTGAGAGAAGAGCCCAGAAGAGATTAGAATAGAAGAGTGTTTAAATCGAGGATTGAGACGAGTAGGCAGGAAAATCCATTTTAGAGAGTCAGCGGCTGGTGGAAGCTGATTGGATTACTTGCGCGAATGGACTTAGGAGAGCTGGCCTGAAAGCGGAAGCGAGTAAGGGAGACGTAGGCCCTGCGTTAAAGGGAAAGGCGAAGAGCCTGTTTTAAGTGAGTGCAAAATTGCATTAATGCGTGGTGGTACCGCGGTTTAACCCCGTCCCCGCAACCGGATATCAATCTGGTTGCGGGGATTTTTGCATTTAAATACGAGCTGAGGAGAGAAGAGTATGAGAAAAGCTGAGAATTTAACAGAGCAGAGCATGTTGGAAAAATCATTGGACATATTGAGTGGAACAGTAGAGCAGGAGAGCATCAAGCAATTTCTGATTGAACTTCATGAAAAAGGTGAAACAGCCGATGAGCTGGTAGGCATGGTCAAAGCGATGCGGGAAAAAGCTGTGGCTCTTCCGAAAGTAAACGGCGAGCTGGTTGATGTGTGCGGAACTGGCGGCGACCGTTCGTACAGCTTCAACATCAGCACCTTAACCGCGTTTGTCTTGGCAGGGTGTGGAATGACGGTAGCTAAACATGGCAATCGCAGTGTTTCAAGCAAAACCGGAAGTTCCGATGTACTGGAAGAGCTCGGTATTTCCACCAAAGCAGAAGTAGAACGGATACCGGAAATGCTTGAAGGTACAGGAATTGCATTTTTGTTTGCGCCAGCCATTCATCCGGCGCTTGGCGCTCTGCGTGAAGTACGCAAAGGCATCGGTACACCGACGATTTTTAATTTGGTTGGACCTTTAGCAAATCCTCTTCCAATAACCGTCCAAATGACCGGCGTTTACCGTCGCGACATGATGGAGCCGATGGCCGAAGCGTTGATGCGCCTTGGCAGAACGCGCGGAGCCATCGTCCATGGAGCTGGCGGGTTGGACGAATTATCCTTGGCTGGTGTGAACGAATTGATCGTCTTTGATGAACATGGCAAACGCAATATGACAATTCATCCAAATGAAGCTGGGCTTGAGATGGCGCCGATTGAAGCTATTCGCGGAGGAGAACCGAAACGCAATGCAGAAATTTTCCTGGAAGTGCTTGCTGGGAAAGAAAGCCCATATTTGGATACAGTGGCACTTAATGCAGGAACAGTGCTTTATGTCAGCGGCCGGGCAGAGTCCATCGCTGAAGGCGTGCAACAGGCACGCAAATCAATCGTGTCAGGAGAAACGGCAAAAGTATTTGAACTTCATCGTTTGGCATCGGGGGTGCTGGTGTGACGATTCTAAATAAAATCATTGAAACCAAACGAATGGAAATTAAAAGTTACACGCAAGTGGAACCGAGCGGCGAAAATTTTCCGAAAAAAGAAAAGTTAGCCGAGCGCTTACGAAAGAAAAACGGCGTCATTTCTGAAATCAAACGGGCTTCGCCGTCAAAAGGCGATATCCAGACAGAAGTGGATATTGTCGCGCAAGCCCGGAAATATGAAGTGTCCGGGGCAGCAGCCATTTCCGTTTTGACCGATGAAACTTACTTTAAAGGATCAATCGACGATTTGCAGGAAGTGGCGAAAAACGTAGCGATTCCTGTTTTGTGCAAAGATTTCATGATCAGTGAAATCCAGATTGACCGAGCTAAAAATGCCGGCGCTACCATCATTTTGCTGATTGTTGCAGCGCTTGAAAAAGACGAATTGCGCCGGTTGTTTGATTATGCTGCAGGCCTCGGACTTGAAGTGCTGGTAGAAGTGCACGACGAACAGGAGCTTGAACGCGCATTGGAGCTCGATGCAGAATTGATCGGCGTCAATAACCGTGATTTAAAGACATTCGAAGTATCATTAGAACGTACGGCGGAACTGGCTAAAAGCTTTCCGTTTGATGGCAAGCGGGTGCTGATCAGCGAAAGCGGGCTGCACTCTAAAGAAGATGCAGCATTTGTTTTTGGCTGCGGCGCTTCCGGAATATTGGTCGGAGAAGCATTGATGCGTTCTGAAAATCCGGGCGTTTGGATACAGGAAGCGACAGTTAGGGAGGCAATCAAATGACGAAAGTGAAAATCTGTGGACTCATGGAAGAACAACATGTCGAGGCGGCAAAACAAGCCGACGCGATTGGATTCGTTTTTGCACCGAGCAAGCGGCAAGTGAACATTGAACAGGCTGCAGAATTGGCAAAGCATGTGCCGGCAAGCACTGAAAAAATAGGAGTTTTCGTTAATGCTCCGCTTGAAACCATACAGGAAACAGTCCGAAAAGTGCCGCTGACGATGGTTCAATTGCACGGCGATGAGCCGGATGAATTGGTTCGGGCAATTGGAGTGCCGGTCATTCAGGCATTCTCAATCCGCAGCAAAGAAGATGTGGAAAAGCTGAAGGGTTCAAAAGCAGATTTTATTTTAGTGGATGCGCCTGGTACGGATTATCGGGGCGGCAGCGGCCATGTGTTTGACTGGACCTTATTGCAAGGAGCACAGATTGATCCGTCTCGGCTCATTGTGGCAGGAGGCTTGAACCCAGAAAATGTCCAGGCAGCTATTGGTCAAACCACCCCTTATATGGTGGACGTGTCAAGCGGTGTGGAAACAGAAGGCAGAAAAGATGCGGTTAAAATACAGCGATTTATTCAGCGGGCAAAGGGTGATTTGATGCAGCGGACAGTAGAAAATACCGGGTTTTTCGGCAAGTACGGCGGACAATTTGTCCCGGAAACTTTGATGAAAGCGGTCAAGGAATTGGAAGAGGCGTATGCAAAAGCCAAGCAAGATCCGGAATTCATAAAAGAATACCAGCATTATTTGTCTGAATATGTCGGCCGGGAACAGCCGCTGACATTTGCGAAACGCTTAACAGAAGCGTGGGGCGGTCCGAAAGTGTATTTGAAACGTGAAGACTTGAACCATACAGGTGCTCATAAGATCAACAACGCAATCGGGCAGGCATTGCTTGCCATGCGCATGGGCAAACGGAAAATTGTCGCAGAAACCGGAGCGGGCCAACACGGCGTAGCAACGGCTACTGTCTGTGCATTATTCGATTTAGAATGCGTCATTTTCATGGGAGAAGAAGACATCAAACGCCAACAATTGAATGTGTTCCGCATGAAACTGCTCGGTGCCCGAGTGGAAAGTGTCACAAAAGGCAGTTCCACTTTAAAAGATGCGGTCAATGAAGCGCTTCGCTACTGGGTGACCAATGTCGAAGACACGCATTACCTGATCGGTTCGGCGCTCGGCCCTCACCCTTTCCCGACGATGGTGCGTGATTTCCAAAGCGTCATCGGCGAAGAAACGAAGCGGCAGATTTTGGCGCATGAAGGGCGTTTGCCGGATACCATTCTTGCCTGCATCGGCGGCGGCAGCAATGCCATTGGCATGTTTTATCCGTTTATCAAAGATGAAGCGGTCCGCCTGATTGGTGTGGAAGCGTCAGGCGAAGGCCTGCACACGGAAAAACACGCGGCCACGATGGCAAAAGGAAAAGAAGGTGTGCTGCACGGAGCCTTTATGAAATTGCTGCAGGATGAAGCAGGGCAAGTACTGGAAGCCCATTCAATTTCAGCAGGATTGGATTATCCGGGGGTAGGGCCTGAACATGCTCATTTGGCAGACATCGGCCGAGTGGAATATGTATCCATTACGGATGCGGAAGCGCTGGAAGCGGTTGTCGCGTTTTCCCGTCTCGAAGGCATCATCCCGGCTCTTGAGTCGGCACACGCCATCGCCCAAGCTGAGAAAACCGCTAAAGAAATGAAAGCGGATGAACTGCTGGTTATCTGTGTTTCCGGACGCGGCGATAAAGACATGGCGACATATGCGGAAAGATTGGAGGGCTTGTCATGAAGAGATTTATAGATTTGAAAGAATCCGGCGGCAAAGCATTTGTGGCATATATCATGGCAGGTGACGGCGGACTGGAGCGCTTGAGCGAACAAGTGCAGTATTTGCAGGAAGCGGGCGTTACAGCCATTGAAATCGGTATTCCATTTTCGGATCCCGTTGCTGACGGACCAACAATCGAAGCGGCGGGCAACCGGGCATTGAAAGCAGGCGTGACGCTGCAAAAGGTAGTAGATGAGATGAGCAGCTGGACATTTGAAGTGAAAGTGCCGCTGCTCATTATGACTTATTTGAATCCGGTCCTGCGGTTCGGCGTTGAGAGATTTGTGAAAGAATCCAAAAAAGCGGGTGTTTCCGGTTTGATTATTCCAGATCTGCCTTATGAACACCGGCTGCTGGTGGAACCGTATGCCAAGAAAGAAGCGATTGCACTCGTCCAGCTCGTGACGTTAACGACGAC is part of the Planococcus shenhongbingii genome and harbors:
- a CDS encoding long-chain fatty acid--CoA ligase; the protein is MMNAPLLLSSFVKRAEQYFPEKLIISHTGETIHRIPYKEFAKRTRQLASALEKIGMDRGTKVGSFAWNHHRHLELYFGVPGAGAILHMINIRLSPEHIIYVINHAEDEILLVDHDLFPLIEKIAPQLKTVKHFIVMKDGMDLPETSLENVHSYEELINAEDGNYEFPQDLDENTPAGMCYTSATTGNPKGVVYSHRGLVLHSFALGMNDSMGLSERDVAMSIVPMFHANAWGLPFAAVLFGTTQVLPGPGFAPGMLLDLIEQEKVTLTAGVPTIWLGILKELEANPRNLESLRMIICGGSASPKGLIRAFEGKYNVPFVTGYGMTETSPLVSLAITTSAMADLSLEERIDRRSMAGLPMPGLEVRIVNEQGEAPWDGKTMGELNVKGPWIADEYYKDERTADAFRDGWLYTGDIAVIEPDGFIKLTDRTKDLIKSGGEWISSVDLENALMTHEAVFEAAVVAIPHEKWLERPLACVVLKEGYEESERTKADLLAYLEKQFAKWWVPDDVVFLKEVPKTSVGKFLKAALRKELDHHYQQQRSFD
- the trpD gene encoding anthranilate phosphoribosyltransferase, which translates into the protein MRKAENLTEQSMLEKSLDILSGTVEQESIKQFLIELHEKGETADELVGMVKAMREKAVALPKVNGELVDVCGTGGDRSYSFNISTLTAFVLAGCGMTVAKHGNRSVSSKTGSSDVLEELGISTKAEVERIPEMLEGTGIAFLFAPAIHPALGALREVRKGIGTPTIFNLVGPLANPLPITVQMTGVYRRDMMEPMAEALMRLGRTRGAIVHGAGGLDELSLAGVNELIVFDEHGKRNMTIHPNEAGLEMAPIEAIRGGEPKRNAEIFLEVLAGKESPYLDTVALNAGTVLYVSGRAESIAEGVQQARKSIVSGETAKVFELHRLASGVLV
- the trpC gene encoding indole-3-glycerol phosphate synthase TrpC, with translation MTILNKIIETKRMEIKSYTQVEPSGENFPKKEKLAERLRKKNGVISEIKRASPSKGDIQTEVDIVAQARKYEVSGAAAISVLTDETYFKGSIDDLQEVAKNVAIPVLCKDFMISEIQIDRAKNAGATIILLIVAALEKDELRRLFDYAAGLGLEVLVEVHDEQELERALELDAELIGVNNRDLKTFEVSLERTAELAKSFPFDGKRVLISESGLHSKEDAAFVFGCGASGILVGEALMRSENPGVWIQEATVREAIK
- the trpB gene encoding tryptophan synthase subunit beta: MTKVKICGLMEEQHVEAAKQADAIGFVFAPSKRQVNIEQAAELAKHVPASTEKIGVFVNAPLETIQETVRKVPLTMVQLHGDEPDELVRAIGVPVIQAFSIRSKEDVEKLKGSKADFILVDAPGTDYRGGSGHVFDWTLLQGAQIDPSRLIVAGGLNPENVQAAIGQTTPYMVDVSSGVETEGRKDAVKIQRFIQRAKGDLMQRTVENTGFFGKYGGQFVPETLMKAVKELEEAYAKAKQDPEFIKEYQHYLSEYVGREQPLTFAKRLTEAWGGPKVYLKREDLNHTGAHKINNAIGQALLAMRMGKRKIVAETGAGQHGVATATVCALFDLECVIFMGEEDIKRQQLNVFRMKLLGARVESVTKGSSTLKDAVNEALRYWVTNVEDTHYLIGSALGPHPFPTMVRDFQSVIGEETKRQILAHEGRLPDTILACIGGGSNAIGMFYPFIKDEAVRLIGVEASGEGLHTEKHAATMAKGKEGVLHGAFMKLLQDEAGQVLEAHSISAGLDYPGVGPEHAHLADIGRVEYVSITDAEALEAVVAFSRLEGIIPALESAHAIAQAEKTAKEMKADELLVICVSGRGDKDMATYAERLEGLS
- the trpA gene encoding tryptophan synthase subunit alpha, with the translated sequence MKRFIDLKESGGKAFVAYIMAGDGGLERLSEQVQYLQEAGVTAIEIGIPFSDPVADGPTIEAAGNRALKAGVTLQKVVDEMSSWTFEVKVPLLIMTYLNPVLRFGVERFVKESKKAGVSGLIIPDLPYEHRLLVEPYAKKEAIALVQLVTLTTTENRLDAILSEAEGFVYAVTVKGITGARDEMPEEVQAFMRRVREKSPVPVYAGFGISKTQHVDALREDVDGFIVGSAIVQAFQDGTIREIEPLIQAVTALDPV